CCCTCAGGCGTTCCAGGGGGACGCGGTCTGGGGAGATTTCCGAGAGCACGGCGAAGGCCAGGCCTGTGCCCAGGACGTAGGTGAGGAGGTAGAAGCCCAGGGCCTGGGCGTTTCCGGTGTAGAGGGCGAGGGCCATGTAGCCCGCGTGGGCGATGGAGCTGTAGGCGAGGAGGCGCTTGGCCTCCTTCTGGCTCAGGGCGGCCAGGTTCCCCAGGACCACGGAAAAGGCGATGAGGAGGGCAAGGGCATCGGGCGCCCCAGGGGCCGCCACCCGGAGAAGGGCGGCGAAGGCGGCGGCCTTCACCGAGGTGGCCATGAAGAGGACCACCGGGGTGGGGCTTCCCTGGTAGACGTCCGGGGTCCAGAAGTGGAAAGGGGCGAGGGCCACCTTAAAGCCCAGGCCCACCAGGAGGAGGCCGAGGGCGAGGGCGTAGAGGGGGCCTTCCCCGGGGGTGCCCGCGAGGAAGCTCCCCGTAGCCCCGTAGTGGAGGGCAGCGCCATAGAGGAAGAAGGCGGCGGCCAGGGCACCTAGGAGGAAGTACTTGAGGGCCGCCTCGAGGCCCTGACCCCTGCGCCAGGTGGCCAGGGCGTAGAGGGGAAGGGAGAGGGCCTCGAGGGCCACGAGCATCAGGACGAGGTGCCGGGTGGAGGCGAGGAGGTGCATGCCCAAGGCGGCGTAGAGGACGAGGAGGTAGAACTCAAACCGCCCCGTGCGCACCAGGCCCACCGTCCAGAGGGCCCCCAGGAGGGCGAGGAGGGTGAAGGCCTGGGATACGGGGTCCGCCTGGTAGGGCCCGAAGGCGAAGGGCCTTCCCCAGCCGACGAGGAGGGAGAGGAGGCCCAGGGAAAGCCCCAGGATCACCAGGCGCTTGAAGAGGGGGACGGGGACGAAGAAGCCGAGGAGGGTGAGGGTTACGGAGAAGAAGGCCAGGATCAAGAGGGTCATGCGCCACCTCCGAGCGTCCGGAAGAAGGCCTCCGCCAGCGGCCGGAGGCCCTTCAGGAAGAAGCCGGGAAAGAGGCCCATCACGAGGAGGGTGGCCACGGCGAGGGCCGCGAAGCCCCACTCCGCTCCCCTCAGGTCCTCCACGGGCCTAGGGCCCTCTTCCCAGAAGGTCTTCTGGAAGGCGGTGAGGGCGTAGGCCACGGAGGCCACCACCGAGAGGAAGGCGAGGGCGGCAAGCCAGGGGCTCGCCTTGTAGGCCCCGAGGAGGGTCAAAAGCTCCCCGGGGAAGCCGGAAAGCCCGGGCAGGCCCACCATGGCCAGGAAGAGGAAGAGGGCCAGGGCGGCCATGCCCGGAGCGCTTTGGGCAAGGCCCCGGTAGGGCCCGATCTCCAGGGTCCCCACCCGCTCGTGAAGCCTCCCCGCGAGGAGGAAGAGGGCCCCGGTGTAGACCCCGCTTGCGGCGAGGAGGTAAAGCCCGCCCAAGGCGCCCTCCTCCGTGCCGGAGAAGACGCCTAGGGCCGCCACCCCCATGTGGGAAAGCCCGGCGTAGGCCAGGAGGGTCTTGAAGTCCCTGGCGGCGAAGGCGAGCCAGGCCCCGTAGAGGGCGGAGAGGGCCGCAAGGAGGAGGAGGAGGCCCTGGACCTCCTGGAAGCCCTCGGGGGCCAGGGGGATGGCGAAGCGGAAGAAGGCGAAGACCCCCACCTTGTAAAGGGTCCCCAAGGCGTCCGCCAGGCCCGAGGGGTGGTTCTCCTGGTGGAAGGGGGGAAGCCAGGCGTGGAGGGGGAAGAGGGGGGTCTTGATGGCGAAGGCCAGGGCGAACCCCAAGAAGACCCAAAGCGCCGCCCCTCCCTTCACCGGGTGGGCCAGGAGGTCCTCCAGGAGGAAGCTCGGGCTTCCCCCCAGGGCCTTGGCCGCCAGGATCGCCGCCAGCATGGGCAGGGAGCCTGCCAGGGTGAAGAGGAGGAAGGTGTAGAGGGCCCGCACCCGCCCCTCCCCCCCGTAGAAGAGGAGCATGAGAAGGGCGGGGAGGAGGGCGGCCTCAAAGAAGAGGTAGAAGACGAGGAGGTCCCGGGCGGCAAAGAGGCCGAGGAGAAGCCCCTCCATGAGGAGGGCGAGGCCCAAAAAGCGCCCCTCCACCCGGGCCACCAGGGCCCCCAGGAAGACTGTGAGGGCCACGGTAAGGAAGAAGAGGGCGGAAAGCCCGTCCAGCCCGAAGGCCCAGTAGATCCCGGCCTGGGGCAGGAGG
The sequence above is drawn from the Thermus islandicus DSM 21543 genome and encodes:
- a CDS encoding NADH-quinone oxidoreductase subunit N — translated: MTLLILAFFSVTLTLLGFFVPVPLFKRLVILGLSLGLLSLLVGWGRPFAFGPYQADPVSQAFTLLALLGALWTVGLVRTGRFEFYLLVLYAALGMHLLASTRHLVLMLVALEALSLPLYALATWRRGQGLEAALKYFLLGALAAAFFLYGAALHYGATGSFLAGTPGEGPLYALALGLLLVGLGFKVALAPFHFWTPDVYQGSPTPVVLFMATSVKAAAFAALLRVAAPGAPDALALLIAFSVVLGNLAALSQKEAKRLLAYSSIAHAGYMALALYTGNAQALGFYLLTYVLGTGLAFAVLSEISPDRVPLERLRGLFHRDPLLGLALFLSALSLLGLPPLAGFWGKYLVFAEAAKAGQWGLLVLALLTSAISAYYYLALGLSVFGRGEAEARPKPLARSVALLVALFLLLLGLFPGALLPALAAG
- a CDS encoding complex I subunit 4 family protein; its protein translation is MVIAAILLPILVGTLLLVGLPRGLGVLGAGLSFLLNLYLFLAHPGGVAHAVQAPLLPQAGIYWAFGLDGLSALFFLTVALTVFLGALVARVEGRFLGLALLMEGLLLGLFAARDLLVFYLFFEAALLPALLMLLFYGGEGRVRALYTFLLFTLAGSLPMLAAILAAKALGGSPSFLLEDLLAHPVKGGAALWVFLGFALAFAIKTPLFPLHAWLPPFHQENHPSGLADALGTLYKVGVFAFFRFAIPLAPEGFQEVQGLLLLLAALSALYGAWLAFAARDFKTLLAYAGLSHMGVAALGVFSGTEEGALGGLYLLAASGVYTGALFLLAGRLHERVGTLEIGPYRGLAQSAPGMAALALFLFLAMVGLPGLSGFPGELLTLLGAYKASPWLAALAFLSVVASVAYALTAFQKTFWEEGPRPVEDLRGAEWGFAALAVATLLVMGLFPGFFLKGLRPLAEAFFRTLGGGA